AGGCAGATTTTGGATAACGTGATCAAATCTCATGAGTACTTGCattacctcaaaaacaaaagagaaggaTCTCATGGTTTTATGACCTTAAAACTAGATATGTCGAAAGCTTACGATAGGGTTGAGTGGGGTTATCTTAAGGAAATCATGGTAAAACTGGGATTTTGTGCTAGATGGATCACTTGGATTATGGAGTGCATCACAACagcttttttttccttcaacatAAATGGAGAGCCTAAAGGATATGTCATACCTTCAAGAGGAATTAGACAAGGCGACCCTTTGTCACCTTACCTATTTCTCTTAGTCTCACAAGGCTTTTCACACTTGCTGGATCGAGCACAAAGGAACAAAAAGCTAACTGGGATGAGGATCAGTAGGAGTGGCCCGTCAATAACTCATCTATTCTTCGCAGATGACTCGTTAATCTTTTGCAAAGCAGACAAGAGGCAAGCTGAAGAAGTGAGGAGAATTTTGAAGATTTATGAACATGGCTCACGACAGGTGATCAACATGGAAAAATTCTCAGTGTTCTTTAGTAGAAATGTGGAACAAAATGATCAAAGAGAAATCTACAGTTGCTTGGAACATATAAAAGTGGTGAAGCAAGGGAAGTATTTAGGGCTGCCAATGGTCATCACTAATACCAATGACCAAATTTTTGGGTTCATTAGAGAAAAATGCAACAAAACGATCTTCAACTGGTCCAACAAACAGTTAAGTCAAGCAGGAAAGGAGGTGTTGTTGAAAGCAGTAACCATGGCAATGCCAACTTACGCAATGTCATGTTTTAAGCTTCCAGTAAAGTTATGCAAAGACATCAATGCCATGATGGCAAGATTCTGGTGGGGGGAGGATAATGGGAAGAGGAAAATGCATTGGTGTTCATGGAAAAAGCTGTCCACTGCAAAGAATAATGGAGGACTAGGATTTAAAGACCTCCAAGGCTTTAATAAAGCCTTGCTAGGCAAACAGATTTGGAGGATTCTCACGTGCCCCAACCTATTGCTTAGTAAAGTGCTGAAAGCCAAGTACTACCCCAACACATCACCACTAGTTTGTGAAGTAAGAGGAAATGTATCATGGATATGGAAGAGTCTAATGGGATCAAGAGACGAGGTGTAGGTGGAGTTAGGAAAAGAATTGGAAATGGGAAGAGCACCAACATTTGGGAAGATGCTTGGCTACTGGATGGGAAGGAAGGAAAGGTAGAAGCCCCAAAACCCCTGGGATGCAAGATCACAAAAGTTAGCGAGCTGATCTCCAACTTCAGATGGAAAGCACCACTCATCTTCCGGACCTTTAGCCCACATGAAGCTAGGAATATACTCAAAACGTCTATAAGTGTGACAAGTAGACCTGATCGCTACTTCTGGAGTCATAGCACAAATGGAAAATACACGGTCAGATCTGCTTATGAAGCTTTCACAAAGAAGGATAGGCAGCCTAATGCACAAGTGAGCAGATTGGGAGAAACAAGTTGGACAGGGGGGAGCAACAAAATCTGGAAACAGCTATGGAAAATGAGAATAACACACAAGTACAAGTTGTTTTTATGGAAGAGTCTACATCAAGTGTTACCCGTACGAGAAGCTATATTTAGGAGAACGGGAAAGGGAGAACTAATCTATAAGCAGTGTGGAGAAACCAATGAGACAGTTGAGCACATTTTCTTCCAATGTAACAAAGCAAAGTTGATATGGAATATGGCTCCTTTACAGTGGGATGGGCTTCATGAGTACACAAGTGATTTCAGGAAGTGGTGGAGTAGGTTAATGGAAGTAAAGGTGCGAAAGGATGGAATGCAACACATTTGTTTAACAGTGGACATTCTTTGGCACATTTGGAAATCTAGGAATGAAGCAGAATTCGAAAGCAAAGATAGGCATCCAATGGAAGTTGTTCGAAATGCAGTGAACGATTGGGAGGAGTATCATCAATGCCTACAGGTACAGCAACGTATGAGCATCTCCGAAACAGAAATAGCAAATGACCCGGGGGAACTAGACCGAAACATCCTGAGCATTCATGTAAATGTAGGGCAACACATGGAAGGACATAATATGGGAATTGGCATCACAGCAACAAATGGAAATAACCAGATTGGTGCTGCGTGGATACTCAGGGAAAGAAGTACTGGATCAGTTGTTTTGGACAATTTGGTGGCTATACAATTGGCACTTTGTAAGCTAAAGGAACACGGCTGGCAACACATACAGGTTCAGACATCATGTAACCAGACTTTAAAGGTGATAAACTGTCAAGCCCCAACCAACATCTGTATAGCAGGCCATCTTGAATGCATCAATGATCTAAGTTTAATGTTTAGGACATGCTCATTTGTTAGCCAGCCTAGTAATGGTAGTACTAATACACTCAGTTATAAACTGAGTAAGCAAGCAATGCACATCTATTTTGATGAGGAGTTCTTTGATCCTCAGTGTCTTAGTACACTTTTGTAAAGCAAAACTTGAGCCCTTGCTCATATATTGTAAATTCTCTCTTAGTAGAAATATATTCATCTATcgtttctggaaaaaaaaagtataggTTTTGTGATTGATTTGCATATATCAAAATATAGACGGAATaaaagagtttttcaaaattttgtgtgATAGGTGATTCATATTATGCTATTTGCATGTCAAAGGAGATGCTATGGATTGATAAGATGTATGAGAGATTTGCTAACTCTTGCTTGCAATTAAATCCTTTAAAGCAGTTACATGTCTTTCAAATTAGTAAGGAATTCAATCTCCCTATTGATTGTGCTGCACGTATAGGATTAAGATTTGGAGATTGTACAGAGTTTGATAGCAAGGAGTTCCAGAAGAAAATTGCAAGCTCTAGAAAACCTATGCAAGTTGGTTCCTTCTATCTGTCAAACATATAGTGGTTAGAAGATCGGATCTGCCTTCCTTATGTGCTAAGTTGAGATTGGCTTGAAAATCCTTATATGATGTTAAACAAAAAGTTGGAAGCGATAATGTGAGAAAAGTATTATATTGCAGTTGTTGAAGATGGTTTTCTATATGGCATGTTAGATTGTTGCATCATTAGTGGAACTGGTTCCATCATTACTGAAGCATTGTCGGTGGCATTGAAGTACATTTGATTTTCTCTAAAGCTATTTAAATAGTATTTTAGACGTtgacttttttttcttcatagAATTTTGAATGATATATTagatatttgatattttttctaaaattatttggATAGTAATTGATTTTATCTTTAATTGAAACTTTATTTCTTTTATGTTAAAGTATTTAAAATCATTATTGGAAATTGAtatctttctttattttaaGTGATGGTTTGTAGATTTCACCATTATCTATGATTTGAACTTTTATTTGAGTACTTAAAATCAATATTATAAATTGACATATTTTCTTTAAGTTTTGTGTACTTATAATTTGCGTGTCTCAAAAAATCAAGAGTATGATACTCTCAAAATTTTGTATCATAGGAAAGGTAAATTGTACTATCTGAATATCAAAGAGGTGCTACAAGTTGACAATATACTATATGAGAGATTTACCAGTTCTTACTTGTAATTGAAAAAAGTATTTGTAAGAGATACATATCCTTCAAATCAATAGGGAAGTTAGTCTCCTTATTGATTGTACTACACATATGGAAGTGAGATTTAATGATTATGCAAAGTTTGATAGCAAGGAGTTTCAGGAGATAATTGCAAACTTTGAAGAATTAGACAAGCCAATCCTTCTCttgtataaaaaatatattgattAGAAAATCGGATCCTCCTTCTTTTCATGCCAAATTAAGAATGACCTTGAAAAAGTTTTATATGGCATTAAAACAAAGCTAAAAGTGATACTATGAGAAAAATGATTACAACTACTAAAAGCGATTTTCTGTGTAACATGTTGAATGGTTCAATCATTATTGAAGTTTACATCATTACTAGAGGATTGTTGGTGGCATATGGAAGATTATTAGTAACATTTgtgatttgatatttttttcaaaaaccattCTGATAAGGATTGTTGGTGGTATTATGGTATATGTGATttgatattttcttgaaaactatCGGATGAGAATTGATATTTCCTTGAAAACTATTTGAATTTCGAATGAGAATCATTAGTGGCAttgtggtatatgtaatttgATATTTTCTCGAAAGCTATTTAGATGATATTTTAGGCACTTAGAGTTGATTTTATCATGATTGGAACTTtaaactttgtttctttcttgtcAAAGTacttaatatcaaaattgaaaaCTGATATCATTgctttatttgaaataatgattTGTGGACtatgatatttgaaaattttgtattgAGTATTAATTTATCTTGAGAAAATTCATTTAGCTACATAGATTAGGTTATcttaattatttaaaaataaaacacGGTTATCTTAATTGCTGCAACATGTTgagttttttaaaaatgtatttatacTTTTCTTGAGTTGCATGTGGTTCGTCAGGATGGTTCTTATTACTATCAAAGATTCATGATTAAAATAGTTCTTAGTCTTTTTTTCACTATTTGTTAGTTTGCTGTGTCAATTAAACCCAAAAATGTATCAATGATATAATACATAATCAATTTAATATTTGTGATTTCAACATTAAACAAATTAATTACAAATATCCCTcaaattttagcactcaaatatattaattGCAAATTTTGTTCAATTGTCTCTAAGACATTAGCACAAGTTTAGACTTTACAGATatccaagaagaaaaaaattaatatctaAATTTAAGATCTACTTATCATTATAGAAAGTCATGTCTAATTTTGAAGCTCTACACTGAGATTTGGTTacaattaattatttaaaattagcTTTGTAAGGGCACTAAAGTAAGTTGAGATTTGTTTCCACAAGACAAATACTCTTTGTAGATAAACAAACCACTTCAACTTGTGAATTGCATTGCACTAAAAGTAGTGAAACCAATAGGTAAAAGAATAGTGGAACCAGCAGTTGAATTATGCTCAAGGAATAAGAAGACAAAGATGCCAAAATAAGATTGGTCAAACCCTAATTTGTAGATTTTATTCTATCTAAGTCGGATGCTCATCTTTATTGAGCAACTCTATTAAAGCGCTTTGATGAGTGCAAAGTATTCAActcattttcaaaaattctataGACTTTAGCAAAAAAAATCCAAGTTGATTATTTTGGCAATTTTTAGTCTTAATTGATTAGGCCAATAAGATATTTGACATATAATCATCCtttaagttttgcataaagagtatataaatgttattttatcaaaatcaaGTGAACTGTTAAGTAACTTTATTAGGTAACCTTGGTACATACAAATAATTCTGCCCATATTGCACAAGTTTTGGGTAGACTTTAGCCAAAAATCTAGATAATTCATCCGTCAATTTATAGTCCACACTGAGCACACCAACAAGAGATTTGACAAACAAATTGCCAtttaaaaattgcacaaaaaagTATAAAAGAGAGGATAGATTTCAAAAACACACGGTTTGAAGaaaataataactttgaaaaataaataaaacctaacaatAACACAACAACAAGAGCATTTGCCAAATCAGAGAAATAACTGTTAGTAATCTATACAAAATAACTAGGATGATTATAAATCTAACTTAatatgaaaagaagaaagatgaagtgtaatatcttaaaaatatttataaattaaattacaAGGAACATAATTATAATGAATCAATGTGTAAAtcaaaacaattctcaaaaggaaaaagtcttATCAAACTAGAAAAGAATGAAACtcggaagaagaagaagaaaaatcaagcaacaaggaaaaaattgatgatttatggtTAATTATCGTATTACTCATTCTAACTGTcataacaaagaaaataaagacaTTGTTTAAAGTATTTCATTACTTGGATGGATGCTACACATGTTGAATttaatttgaaatctaaattttACATATGTGGCATTCATTCAACCATAATTGTATGCATACTACCAGTGTATATAAGGTTAATTCAATGAAAAATGTGATAAACGATATATACTCTTTGAACTAGTATTAAGTAAATTTCAAAACTTGcctcatattttttgaattttaagaTTTATACAATTAGTATCAATTCCTAACCAAAGCCAATACTAATCTTAtgctttttaaattttaaggAGTTCAACTTAAAATTTAaagattatttatttatttaactaGTTGATGAACGTTCAACAAAACTTGGACATGACTTGATACTTTTTTTTGTCTCATTTCAAtatcaatttattttttaattatttttttgattaattACATAGTTAATTAGAATGTTGGTTTTTTTACATGTGTtagttgataaaaaaaattgagactATGTAAGATAAAATTACtttacatttttcatttatgaatttttatttactgTAAAGTTATAAATagatttttaattgaaaagCTCAAGATCTTAAgatatttggagaaaattattGTAAACTATTTTAAGAGTttcataaaatatttcaaaataaaatctaAAAAGATATTTTATATCCATTTGTCTGTCTCTTTAAAAATTAGCTCTTGTACATATTATTGCAAGTGCAATTATTGAgagaattttttttgtcaaaaaggtGGTTAGTCATGTCTAAAAGAAACTAAcaataaattaattttataacatcaaatatatatgatcTCGTACTAAGCAACATTTTAGtagttgttttagttaattGTAAAAATATATTagtcattttttttcatatcaaTTCCAGCAAactgtctttttttttgtttggtgtACAAACCTTAAAATTCTAGATGATGTTGAAATTCTATTTATACACATAAAGTGTTACACTAAAAGGTGACATGCTAGATCTTATGCATTTCTGTTTTGTCACTGGTGTGGTGATTAATGTCACAAGGTTTTATGCATTTCTTATTTGTCACTGGTGTGGTGATTAATAATCAATCAGTGTTGCTTACATTGTTAGATTGAACTCTCTATTCACTGCTTAACATCAATGGCATGTGGAACTTGCTTGATATTGGATTTACAAATATCGCAAGAAGTGGCGGCCCTATGCTTATTAATCCTAAAAGTGAAGTCCTTCATGTACAGGGTTGcatatttttatgagttttaaTTCTCAAATATCACATAAAGCACTAAAGAATACCTCAAGGAAAAATTTATTGTTCCTTTCTATGTGATTGACATATTTCAAAGCATTGATGGAGTGGAAAGCCTCTCAAGGCTTTATGTGATGAGAGATTTAAATTATATTGACAGCAAGTCGAAGGAGATGCTGTAAGTTAACAAGGTGTTGTATGAGATAATTATTAGCTCTTTAACAAGGTACTGTATAAGATAATTATTAACTCTTACTTATAATTAAAGCCTTTAAAGGAGCTATATGTCTCCAAATCAAATCAATATAGAAGTCAATCTTCTTATCGATTGTGCTGCACGTATGGGATTAAGATTTggtaatcatatatatataataaagtcatATCCCTTCATGttttctctttcctacgtgATTTAACGAGACGACAAATAGTTTCCTACGTGATTTGCTCATTTTTTGTTTAGAtatatatcaattcttatttcctataagaattcttaatattatatgattcttatttcctatCCAAAAATGGAACTGGAAAGTAATGcgatataaataaaagagaaataaaTATCTCTATTAGATATATCTCCAAATTCATGCCAATAATTTGTGTACTGCATAGGGAACTGAAGTAAATAAGAATTGTTATCACTAGAAGAAGTAGAAAAGTAACTAATTTCAAAAGGAACCATTAATAACAGAAGtcaatgggtttgtttggatagaggattatttgtcaaaatttatttgcttacatcatcattataatttccaacacacctttttatcttctcaattaccttttaatctcacatacatcacatcacaaaaagtgctacagtaaaaatatcttaaataatttacaatccaaatagAGCCAATATCTGATGTTGGAAATAAGattcttaataaattttattattaagtgCGTTATCAAGACATAGTGCATAGCACGAaatttatggaaaagaaaaagttaattgAATCCAATTAACTATATGTATTTGACATGTACGGTCAAATATAAATTCCTATTTGAGCACGGGTTTGTAAATTCTTATAAACCCTTTCGTTGTTAATCAAAACATGCAGGTTATACTTATTGATAGGTTATAGGATTCACAATATATCTCTGCTCAGATGGTAGGGAGTATATAGTGTGTGGACCCACACCATAGGAGTCCATGCGCTTAAAGGACTCGATATAGTTGAGGTGGTCTTTCAAAATAGGTAAAATCTGTCTTGAGAACGCACTTTTATTTCctataagaattcttaatattatagGATTCTTATTTCTTACCCAAAGTTACGTACTTTAAatgtgacgccccacttctcccgagggcgaacccaagggtatcggaggaacgcctgcccaactcttgccaggactcggTACTGATTCAATTTAAACTCAATAATATCCCATCGATACTAAAAATCGAAAAGATACAGGAAGGTCAATTACTTTATAAACGTTCAAGTCTTACAACATAATCTATCCAATTACTTTACATTCctaaaatatacaacttccaaaaatcaatttctaaacaaatacattcacaattctaataaagtgaagcatcaagtaagTTTCTCCAGAATTCCTCCCATTTcatctcctgttaaggaaaacaaatctaacggggtgagcggatgctcgtgaggccaagaaaacatgcaagacacatagtTCAATAACAATAATACTTACACAATAtgaaagctataacattcaacTAGTTCTAAATTTAAAAGAAACACACTTGAGGAGGATGCAGGAGCTTTAGGAGCTAATTTTCAATTGTTTTGCCCAAATTCGATTCAAATACCATCTCGTGACGACACCCCGTCACCCGGATAGGTAATTAAATTCGGAGCACTTCACATATTCCATTTATGTTtttgagacgactcgagaggtacctcccacccaaatcggtgtggtacttactatcgttcagtttatagttctgagacgattcgagaggtacctcccaccaaatcggtgtggtacttgctatcgttcagaggtcgatgagacaccgctccaatcgacttagaatgattaatgattctgagacgattcgagaggtaccacCCACTCGAATCGgcgtggtacttgctatcgttcagaggtttagggtactgagacgactcgagaggtacctcccaccaaatcggtgtggtacttacaatcgttcagtggtcgacgaggcatcgctccaatcgacgattccaaataggaatcacaaatacgaatcacatataCAAATCACAAATATGAATCATATATACGAATCACAAATATGAATCATATCCACATCACTACGAACAAGTcggatatgaattcacatagcaaaattcaaatataatttcatttgaaagaggaCGAGTGtagtaaagtacacactcatctcACAAAGTTCAAATTCatataacggataagaaacagttaaccacttagcaacaaattcatgcacatGGCACTCACCgagtgattcaagtagcaagttcaaatgatggtttaggcgtctcccgtgagatcctctggaaggtcctcttgagcgcctgaacatttaataataaactatcacttataaaccccaattactAAGAAAGATTGCACccttgtacaatttaagaaaattttacGAGAATGTGCCTTAATTACTCATAAAttgagactcaaaagtggagttttaaaacacaagcaaaatctgattttcatctttgaaattgagtgtaaaacgatcaaatGATATCGAAGGAAAAGAGAGtgtttgaaaaactccatttcctttaagttagaaattttcagatttgttatatttactttgaaaaatcgtattttACTCTCTACatgtccaaaattagaaaatctggtaccattgaaaactatttccaaagtactaaaagtttctagaatacacttttccatgattccaaatggaaggtatccaaaatttgactcaaagttgctgttttaaCACTAAGGCAgttttcggggttggtttttggcaaaatttggaaattcggtaaaattcgcaCGGTACAAACCAGCCTCTAaaatttataactcaattagagttgcaagcaaggtttaaaacacaataagcgGATCAAggatcggagttttgagcatcaagatatgatagctcaaagttactaaaatttccttgttaatcaagggttttccaaacttaaattatgaactttggaagtttagttgagcagcgaaacggactcggaatggcaccaaatatagtagtataatactaccatatagggACTATTTCTCTGTcaattttcatagaaaaatatgtacggaaagttggttaacgaaaccactaaagtcccaagaagttcctcggcaaatctgccttggacttccgtttttccgttttcaaaacgtttggccaataaaacacctcaaacatggttcattctagtaggtaatgtctaaaatatgtccaaggtatatttgataggtgatttacactAAGAAGCTTCGGATatcaagtcccaaatcattgttagttccaaatctgtccaaatgcatGGTATTCCTTCACAAGACCAGATtcgaattttgatcataaatcactcaattcaactcagaattgagcatggttggtggagttggaaaatagactcataaggatatattttctcagaagaaaccgttttcaaaatctgtccataactagctcgTTCGTGTGCATCAAATTACAGctcatgtgctgccttccaggaagcaacgaaacaggacagcgaaTTTCAAACAAATGATTTGGTTTGCTCAAGTAGAACCaggacatgcattttataccaacggAAAGCTGGAAATGTCCAGTTTCcagtgccgcaaacggcactcgattccgaAATTGGAGTAACAAGTTATGGCCCAAAGAGaaagactgcctgggcaatccgggaaagttttccaattttgctaAACCTTTAAAATCACCAcaattgaccaaccaaatcatattatttttcaatgaaactttctacaccattcatgtaacatgtatacatcataatcAAGCCATTAGAATCACTAAAAATCACCCTAAGGGTCACGGACAACataggggcagaattggaaaattttcaccttcGCTCCCCTTTgaatttctaccaacaatacaatgTTATTCCACTactttaagcactaaaccaacattattaGCATCATCAATCACCAAATCAGTTCATCCAATCCAAGTGAGAATTCATAaagcccacacaacaattttccaacataaacaagttacccacatgcatgcaagagATTAGATGTgcactagaacttccataaatcaagtttccaaggtttgatcatcacttacttgtTTCGATGTTCCAAagcagaattttcggtcctttCTTGGTCCAAGAAATCCGTGGAATGCAGCTCTTTTTCTtagctagatgaactctccaagtatTAAGCTAAGTGTAGTTAAAATTTGGGGTGATTTGGTGGAGATTTGAAGTAGTTTGGTGCAAGATGGAGTGAAAAGATGAAGAAGCTTTTTGGTCTTCTT
This portion of the Coffea arabica cultivar ET-39 chromosome 2e, Coffea Arabica ET-39 HiFi, whole genome shotgun sequence genome encodes:
- the LOC113729274 gene encoding uncharacterized protein; this translates as MYKLHKKVTNCRLALLKWKNNFQGNARKRIDNLKKLLEELKVCDCDDKKARNRDLRRQLKEAYDEEELFWSQKSRVQWLKEGDKNTHFFHSNVKGRRHRNKIQRLQREDTTWTTSKEEIGEEVVNQFKELFGSKGVTQTDMTLEGISQTISDHMNSELTQPVKDKEIKAALFSMNPTKTPGLDGMKPLFFQKFWHIVKNDIIKAIKSFFHSSHMLKAMNHTNISLIPKVENPTEVKQFRPITNRLKKVLGKCISTNQAAFVPGRQILDNVIKSHEYLHYLKNKREGSHGFMTLKLDMSKAYDRVEWGYLKEIMVKLGFCARWITWIMECITTAFFSFNINGEPKGYVIPSRGIRQGDPLSPYLFLLVSQGFSHLLDRAQRNKKLTGMRISRSGPSITHLFFADDSLIFCKADKRQAEEVRRILKIYEHGSRQVINMEKFSVFFSRNVEQNDQREIYSCLEHIKVVKQGKYLGLPMVITNTNDQIFGFIREKCNKTIFNWSNKQLSQAGKEVLLKAVTMAMPTYAMSCFKLPVKLCKDINAMMARFWWGEDNGKRKMHWCSWKKLSTAKNNGGLGFKDLQGFNKALLESNGIKRRGVGGVRKRIGNGKSTNIWEDAWLLDGKEGKVEAPKPLGCKITKVSELISNFRWKAPLIFRTFSPHEARNILKTSISVTSRPDRYFWSHSTNGKYTVRSAYEAFTKKDRQPNAQVSRLGETSWTGGSNKIWKQLWKMRITHKYKLFLWKSLHQVLPVREAIFRRTGKGELIYKQCGETNETVEHIFFQCNKAKLIWNMAPLQWDGLHEYTSDFRKWWSRLMEVKVRKDGMQHICLTVDILWHIWKSRNEAEFESKDRHPMEVVRNAVNDWEEYHQCLQVQQRMSISETEIANDPGELDRNILSIHVNVGQHMEGHNMGIGITATNGNNQIGAAWILRERSTGSVVLDNLVAIQLALCKLKEHGWQHIQVQTSCNQTLKVINCQAPTNICIAGHLECINDLSLMFRTCSFVSQPSNGSTNTLSYKLSKQAMHIYFDEEFFDPQCLSTLL